From Nerophis lumbriciformis linkage group LG13, RoL_Nlum_v2.1, whole genome shotgun sequence, one genomic window encodes:
- the mrpl30 gene encoding large ribosomal subunit protein uL30m, with translation MSILGLKSSPVKILTADALSRCLTFVSARSKFGKARLPKEIFEERSQEHEKYGGDPNQPHKLHIVTRVKSALRRPYWEKDLVKSFGLQKAQVPVIHKNIPSVNNQLKFIKHLIRIEPLKTPYGLPTEQDLADSYINSKGELIIRRLLQPVDTKAIEP, from the exons ATGTCTATACTTGGTTTAAAGTCGTCCCCAGTCAAG ATATTAACAGCAGACGCACTTTCGCGTTGTCTCACGTTCGTGTCTGCACGGAGCAAGTTCGGCAAAGCAAGACTTCCCAAAGAG ATTTTCGAAGAGCGGTCACAAGAACATGAGAAGTACGGCGGTGACCCGAACCAGCCTCACAAACTGCACATAGTGACCCGAGTTAAAAGTGCGTTAAGAAGGCCATACTGGGAGAAAGacttggtcaagagctttggCCTTCAAAAG GCACAGGTACCGGTCATCCACAAGAACATACCTTCTGTCAATAACCAACTGAAGTTCATTAAACATCTCATCAG AATCGAGCCACTAAAGACTCCGTATGGACTCCCCACTGAGCAAGACCTGGCCGACTCCTACATCAACAGCAAAGGAGAGCTGATAATTCGACGCCTGCTTCAACCTGTCGACACTAAGGCCATAGAGCCTTGA
- the txndc9 gene encoding thioredoxin domain-containing protein 9, whose protein sequence is MASDAIDNITKVLVQSAKLAEDQVDAELTKLNQMDEDDFERMRERRLEALKKAQKQKQEWLSKGHGEYREIPSEKEFFSEVKESKNVVCHFYKNSTFRCKILDKHLAILAKKHVETKFIKLNVEKAPFLTERLRIKIIPTLALLIDGKSKDYVVGFADLGNTDEFSTEVLEWRLGCASVINYSGNLMEPPTVTHSKFTKVEKKTIRGRGYDTDSDEEDD, encoded by the exons ATGGCCAGCGACGCGATCGACAACATCACCAAGGTTCTGGTGCAGTCTGCCAAGTTGGCGGAGGACCAGGTGGATGCAGAGTTGACCAAACTAAACCAAATGGATGAAGACGACTTTGAAAGAATGAGGGAAAGACGATTAGAGGCGTTAAAGAAAGCCCAGAAACAGAAGCAG GAGTGGCTATCTAAAGGTCACGGAGAGTATCGGGAAATCCCGAGTGAGAAGGAATTCTTCAGTGAGGTCAAGGAGAGCAAGAACGTTGTCTGCCATTTCTACAAAAATTCCACCTTCAG ATGTAAGATCCTGGACAAACACTTGGCCATTCTGGCAAAGAAGCATGTGGAGACCAAATTCATCAAACTCAATGTGGAAAAGGCGCCCTTCCTCACAGAGCGCCTGCGCATTAAAATCATCCCCACCCTGGCGCTGCTCATTGACGGGAAGTCAAAGGACTACGTGGTCGGCTTCGCAGACCTGGGAAACACAGATGAGTTTAGCACAGAAGTGCTGGAGTGGCGACTTGGCTGTGCCAGTGTAATCAATTACAG TGGTAACCTGATGGAGCCGCCCACAGTCACACACTCCAAGTTCACCAAGGTGGAGAAGAAAACTATCAGAGGGCGGGGCTACGACACAGACTCTGATGAAGAGGATGACTGA